In Sandaracinaceae bacterium, one DNA window encodes the following:
- the recN gene encoding DNA repair protein RecN, translating to MLTCLRVRHLAIIDELEVELGAGLNVITGETGAGKSILIDALGLVLGEKGRPELVRTGAKQAEVEALFDLSDDAEALARLEASGLEREVELIVRRVVSASGRTRAYLNGRLATAGQLSALAKGLVDISSQHEHHTLVDPGTHMSFLDAFGKLDALREEVRDAHRSLREAHEQLRAAEEAISQRGEREDLLRFQIREIEELDPKPGEDEELSAERDRLRHAEQLTKAAGGAEEVLYAQDDALCEVLGRVAAEVREAADVDPTLAPLAEQLESALTQVEEAARELGVYARDVVFDPERHAEVEDRLHKLKRLSRKYGGEIAGILAFREEATAELAQLDRAEEHLEELELAKKKALEKAAAAARKLSKKRRAIADELGKRISDELSSLGMGGARIEVQVEQLDEKRGELVVDGARLSETGIDRVEFLIAPNKGETPRALRKIASGGELSRAMLAIKRVLAGVGRAGMYVFDEVDSGVGGAVAEVIGQKLVDVAAHHQVICITHLAQIAVYADRHYRVVKETEGERTRSRIERLSEPERLEEIARMVGGLQITKSTRRAAEDMLSLARAAR from the coding sequence ATGCTGACCTGTCTTCGTGTCCGTCATCTGGCGATCATCGACGAGCTCGAGGTCGAGCTCGGGGCTGGCCTCAACGTCATCACGGGTGAGACCGGGGCCGGGAAGTCGATCCTCATCGACGCCCTCGGGCTCGTGCTGGGGGAGAAGGGCCGGCCCGAGCTGGTCCGCACCGGGGCCAAGCAGGCCGAGGTGGAGGCGCTCTTCGACCTGAGCGACGACGCCGAGGCGCTCGCCCGGCTCGAGGCGTCGGGGCTGGAGCGGGAGGTGGAGCTCATCGTCCGGCGGGTGGTGAGCGCGTCGGGGCGCACGCGCGCGTACCTGAACGGCCGGCTGGCCACCGCGGGGCAGCTGTCGGCGCTGGCCAAGGGGCTGGTGGACATCAGCTCCCAGCACGAGCACCACACCCTCGTCGACCCCGGCACGCACATGAGCTTCCTCGACGCGTTCGGCAAGCTCGACGCGCTCCGGGAGGAGGTGCGGGACGCGCACCGCTCCCTGCGGGAGGCGCACGAGCAGCTCCGCGCGGCGGAGGAGGCGATCAGCCAGCGGGGGGAGCGCGAGGATCTGCTGCGGTTCCAGATCCGCGAGATCGAGGAGCTGGACCCGAAGCCGGGCGAGGACGAGGAGTTGAGCGCCGAGCGCGACCGGCTGCGACACGCGGAGCAGCTGACCAAGGCGGCCGGGGGCGCCGAGGAGGTGCTCTACGCGCAGGACGACGCGCTCTGCGAGGTGCTCGGGCGCGTGGCGGCGGAGGTGCGCGAGGCGGCCGACGTCGACCCCACGCTCGCGCCCCTGGCCGAGCAGCTCGAGTCGGCGCTGACCCAGGTGGAGGAGGCGGCGCGCGAGCTCGGCGTCTACGCGCGCGACGTGGTCTTCGATCCGGAGCGACACGCCGAGGTCGAGGACCGGCTGCACAAGCTCAAGCGCCTCTCCCGCAAGTACGGCGGCGAGATCGCGGGGATCCTCGCCTTCCGCGAGGAGGCCACCGCCGAGCTGGCCCAGCTCGACCGCGCCGAGGAGCACCTGGAGGAGCTCGAGCTGGCCAAGAAGAAGGCGCTCGAGAAGGCCGCGGCGGCGGCGCGCAAGCTCAGCAAGAAGCGGCGCGCCATCGCGGACGAGCTGGGCAAGCGCATCTCGGACGAGCTCTCGTCGCTCGGCATGGGCGGCGCGCGCATCGAGGTGCAGGTCGAGCAGCTCGACGAGAAGCGGGGCGAGCTGGTGGTGGACGGCGCGCGCCTCAGCGAGACCGGCATCGATCGGGTCGAGTTCCTGATCGCGCCCAACAAGGGCGAGACGCCGCGCGCGCTCCGCAAGATCGCCTCGGGCGGTGAGCTCTCCCGCGCGATGCTCGCCATCAAGCGGGTGCTCGCCGGGGTCGGCCGCGCGGGCATGTACGTCTTCGACGAGGTGGACAGCGGGGTGGGCGGCGCGGTGGCCGAGGTCATCGGGCAGAAGCTCGTGGACGTCGCGGCCCACCACCAGGTGATCTGCATCACCCACCTCGCCCAGATCGCGGTCTACGCGGACCGGCACTACCGGGTGGTCAAGGAGACCGAAGGCGAGCGCACCCGGAGCCGGATCGAGCGCCTCAGCGAGCCCGAGCGGCTCGAGGAGATCGCGCGCATGGTCGGCGGCCTCCAGATCACCAAGAGCACCCGCCGCGCCGCGGAGGACATGCTGTCCCTCGCGCGCGCGGCGCGCTGA
- a CDS encoding radical SAM protein, producing MANIGYIQVVRHCNHFCGFCSNPTTAYHHTFESMALLVDDLAERGYFGVVLTGGEPTLHPELPRIAGYARERGLHVRMITNGWRLADPSFAEALAEAGLELAHVSIYSVRPEIEARLRGVDATLDKAHAALENAARFGIEANVNCVINALNADHLDENVRVLVERHPHVRHFVWNNLDPSMGRAEVNQDQFTPRLADFELSLHRAMRFLHKSGRSFRVERVPLCYMTDFAWASTETRKIVKGEERVVHFLDDKQTVRQTDWEHVYADGCRVCSLRNVCGGLFDRGQAYDPAELAPVFVPLEPVVQRIIEDPSDPSYPLRTYAEWRPDFERRVAEARAHARPKEQPGELPPPAMRDPHAPPVGMVTEDSLRRFARARAAEQRRAARQDVEIEKLGIQGVRED from the coding sequence TTGGCCAACATCGGCTACATCCAGGTCGTCCGGCACTGCAACCATTTTTGCGGGTTCTGCTCCAACCCGACGACGGCCTACCACCACACGTTCGAGAGCATGGCGTTGCTCGTCGACGACCTCGCCGAGCGCGGATACTTCGGCGTGGTACTCACCGGCGGCGAGCCGACGCTCCACCCGGAGCTGCCCCGGATCGCCGGCTACGCCAGGGAGCGCGGCCTCCACGTCCGCATGATCACGAACGGGTGGCGGCTCGCCGATCCGAGCTTCGCGGAGGCGCTCGCCGAGGCGGGGCTCGAGCTGGCCCACGTGTCCATCTACTCCGTCCGGCCCGAGATCGAGGCGCGGCTCCGGGGCGTGGACGCCACCCTCGACAAGGCCCACGCGGCGCTCGAGAACGCCGCCCGCTTCGGCATCGAGGCGAACGTCAACTGCGTCATCAACGCGCTCAACGCGGATCACCTCGACGAGAACGTCCGGGTCCTGGTCGAGCGTCACCCGCACGTCCGTCACTTCGTCTGGAACAACCTCGACCCGTCGATGGGGCGCGCCGAGGTCAACCAGGATCAGTTCACGCCGCGCCTCGCGGACTTCGAGCTCTCGCTTCACCGCGCGATGCGCTTCCTGCACAAGTCGGGGCGGAGCTTCCGCGTGGAGCGCGTGCCGCTCTGCTACATGACGGATTTCGCCTGGGCGAGCACCGAGACCCGCAAGATCGTCAAGGGCGAGGAGCGCGTGGTGCACTTCCTCGACGACAAGCAAACGGTGCGGCAGACGGACTGGGAGCACGTCTACGCGGACGGCTGCCGGGTCTGCTCGCTGCGCAACGTCTGCGGCGGCCTCTTCGACCGAGGGCAGGCCTACGACCCGGCGGAGCTGGCGCCCGTGTTCGTCCCGCTCGAGCCCGTGGTCCAGCGCATCATCGAGGACCCGTCGGACCCCAGCTACCCGCTCCGCACGTACGCCGAGTGGCGCCCCGACTTCGAGCGGCGCGTCGCCGAGGCGCGGGCCCACGCGCGTCCGAAAGAGCAGCCGGGCGAGCTGCCACCGCCCGCGATGCGCGATCCGCACGCGCCGCCGGTCGGCATGGTCACGGAAGACAGCTTGCGACGCTTCGCGCGGGCGCGCGCCGCCGAGCAGCGTCGCGCGGCCCGCCAGGACGTGGAGATCGAGAAGCTCGGCATCCAGGGCGTGCGCGAGGACTGA
- a CDS encoding serine/threonine-protein kinase, with the protein MPKPAYGTTDLTGRRLGRYEVLNLLASGGMATVYVARAQGVAGFERLVAIKVLHPHLAHDEDFISMFLDEARLAARIRHPNAVGTLDISDTQGDGYFLVMEYVEGDHFGALLRNAAKGGERLPVPVVARVVMDALAGLHAAHRLTDATGAQLDLVHRDVSPHNILVGGDGVARITDFGVAKAQVRLSSTRDGQFKGKLSYMAPEQAASGQADQRSDLFSMGIVLWEALTGRRLFRGENNADVLNKILNPAVPPPSSFEPTLAPFDAVITKALAKEADDRFQSADEFLEAIEEAAADCGGVATPRAVGRTVKTWLGDKIEAERVQIRDAIDALGRSELTPGVLPRPMDSGSQPSHPQNSRVRPITPDDATMGAKPSTRSYSEVTALPETGKKSPLLWLAVGALIVLLFAGGGGAAWALLGDDAEVDVLPPAAAGEPAQTQPTDEPGARAADVETERAAEADAPVDPSPAADEEAAEEPDDSDDRAEAEDDSDSAAARRRRARRQRRAREREAAAQETEPPAQRTPSAQQRGGEDDDLMLNPYRR; encoded by the coding sequence GTGCCGAAGCCCGCCTACGGGACGACCGATCTGACCGGTCGGCGCCTCGGCCGCTACGAGGTGCTCAACCTCCTGGCGTCGGGCGGGATGGCCACCGTCTACGTGGCGCGGGCGCAGGGCGTCGCCGGGTTCGAGCGGCTCGTCGCCATCAAGGTGCTGCACCCGCACCTCGCGCACGACGAGGACTTCATCTCGATGTTCCTCGACGAGGCGCGGCTCGCGGCGCGGATCCGTCACCCCAACGCGGTGGGCACGCTCGACATCAGCGACACCCAGGGCGACGGCTACTTCCTCGTCATGGAGTATGTCGAGGGCGATCACTTCGGCGCGCTGCTCCGCAACGCGGCTAAGGGCGGTGAGCGCCTGCCCGTGCCGGTGGTGGCGCGCGTGGTGATGGACGCGCTCGCCGGGCTGCACGCGGCGCATCGTCTGACCGACGCGACGGGCGCGCAGCTGGATCTCGTCCACCGCGACGTCTCGCCGCACAACATCCTCGTCGGCGGCGACGGAGTGGCCCGCATCACCGACTTCGGCGTCGCCAAGGCGCAGGTCCGGCTCTCGTCCACCCGCGACGGTCAGTTCAAGGGCAAGCTCTCCTACATGGCGCCCGAGCAGGCGGCGTCGGGCCAGGCAGACCAGCGCTCGGACCTCTTCAGCATGGGCATCGTGCTCTGGGAGGCGCTGACCGGGCGGCGGCTCTTCCGCGGCGAGAACAACGCCGACGTGCTCAACAAGATCCTCAACCCCGCGGTGCCGCCGCCGTCGAGCTTCGAGCCCACGCTCGCGCCGTTCGACGCGGTGATCACCAAGGCGCTCGCCAAGGAGGCCGACGATCGCTTCCAGAGCGCGGACGAGTTCCTCGAGGCCATCGAGGAGGCGGCCGCGGACTGCGGGGGCGTGGCCACGCCGCGCGCGGTGGGCCGGACGGTCAAGACGTGGCTCGGGGACAAGATCGAGGCCGAGCGCGTCCAGATCCGAGACGCGATCGACGCGCTCGGGCGCAGCGAGCTGACGCCTGGCGTCCTGCCGCGCCCCATGGACAGCGGCTCGCAGCCGAGTCATCCGCAGAACAGCCGCGTGCGCCCGATCACCCCCGACGACGCGACGATGGGCGCCAAGCCCTCGACGCGCTCGTACTCCGAGGTCACGGCGCTGCCGGAGACGGGGAAGAAGAGCCCCCTGCTCTGGCTGGCCGTCGGCGCGCTGATCGTGCTGCTCTTCGCGGGCGGCGGGGGCGCCGCGTGGGCGCTGCTCGGAGACGACGCGGAGGTCGACGTGCTCCCGCCCGCGGCGGCCGGGGAGCCGGCGCAGACGCAGCCCACCGACGAGCCCGGGGCGCGGGCCGCGGACGTGGAGACCGAGCGCGCGGCCGAGGCGGACGCGCCGGTCGACCCGAGCCCAGCCGCCGATGAAGAAGCCGCCGAGGAACCCGACGACTCCGACGACCGAGCGGAGGCCGAAGACGACTCGGACAGCGCCGCGGCGCGGCGGCGACGGGCGCGGCGGCAGCGCCGGGCGCGAGAGAGAGAGGCCGCGGCCCAGGAAACGGAGCCGCCGGCCCAGCGGACCCCTTCCGCGCAGCAGCGAGGCGGCGAGGACGACGACCTCATGCTGAACCCCTATCGACGGTAG